The Tenuifilum sp. 4138str genome contains the following window.
GTATGGTATGAAGTGGTATGTGATGGTTATGCTTAAGACTGGTACAAAACAGATAAAGAGTCGCGACTCGCTCCAGTGGCTATACAAGGGACATGTTGATGCAATAAATGAGATGACAAACAGCGGAACGCTCATAGTTACAGGGCCAATGGGTAAGAATGATAAAAACTTCAGGAGCTTTTACATTCTTAACACAAGCAAAACAGAAGAAGCTCAAAAATTGATAAATGCCAATCCTGCAGTAAAATTCGGATTGTTCGATGCGGAGTATTTCTTTTGGTATGGCCCCGCTGCTTTGCCTACATACAAGCGTTTTCAGCCCATGGTTGAGGCTAAAAAGCCTTAAGGTAAAATAAGGGCTAAAGCATCACCTTTACTTCTAAAGTTACACTCGTCAAGTATTGCCGGTGCAGTGAACAAGGTATCCTGCTCTTCAGTAATAGCCTGACCCTTAACCAGAATACATGCTGAACCTGAAAAACGGTGTTTTTCACCATCATTCAGCTCAAATAGCTCTGCATTTCGGATAAGGGTTCTGAGCTTACGGATGGATTGTTCACTAAATTTTTCGTTTTGTTTAAGAAGCTCAAGAGCGATATCGGCAGAAGCGCTAAATTGCAGCAAACGTTTTGTTTCAGGGAATTTGTTGGTAAGCAACTTAATGGTTGAAGTGTTTATTTTGATCAGTGTAACAGGGGTCTCAGCAGTAAAGGTGTAACGTAGCTTAGAAGATATAAACCACTCGTATGCCCCAAAAACATCGGAAATCTCCTTTACGCCGGTTAGGGTTTCGGATTTATAGTAATTTACCGTACCATTGATGATAATATAAATACCATCGGGATCAGAGTCTTGTTTAGCTATGACACTTCCTTCGGGGTAAATTTTTAGCTGCCCTTTAGTGATTAGGAACTGCTGGGCATCTTTTGATAGATTGTTTAAGCCGGGAGTATTCCTAAGAGCAGCAGCCACCTTTAGTTCTGTGTTCTCCTTTAGGGAGGTGTCAATTAGTTGCTTCATTGAGGAGTGTATGTATGCCTGAATTCGTTCCACCTCATCGGGTTCCAGGCGTCCCTGTTTCTTTAAACGTTCTAACATTTCCTCCTGTTGGTTCAGGAGTGAGCGCGAGGCAAGTAAGGTTTCAATATTCCTACAAATATCTGGGTATTTCTCCCGTAAATTTCGGAGGAAGGTTTGCCCAGTAATGCGGTTCTCGTTTAGCTCATCCTCAAGGGCGCTAAGTAGTTCAGTTTCTTTCGACGACTCCGCTACCCCTAATGAGAAACCAATAATAAGGCTAGAAAGTGATTTTTGATTCTCTTCCTGAGCGGCCACAAAGGCTCTGGCACAATCATAACTCAATGCTAAACGGTTTAGGAATTTACGTTTCCAAATTCTGCCAACTAGCGGGAGATTCTGAAGCTTAGCTATTGTTTTGGGTGTAGTCCAAATATTTTCGATATCTTGTCGTTCCGAAAGGGGAATTTTTCCGCCAAAATCGAGCAGGGCATCAATTTGGTCAGAGAGTAGGTTTACCCCTTCGGAGCTAAGCATACCCATGCTGAACTGTCGCCAGTAACTTTCCTTCTCTTTCTGGAGCAGACGTTTACGGGTTTCAGCAATGGCATCTTCCAGGTTAAAGTGTTGAGGTTTTTCCTCCACTGCATTGGCATCAATAAGGAAACTCGATACTTTGTCCCAATCGGCTCCGGACATGTACCTATTTTCTTTGAACTTTTCAATTTCCTTCTCGCCGCTTAGCCTAATTTGTTGTAGCGATTGCATCATAAGGCCTGCCTTGATATCACCAATTTTGGAGAGGCCAAGCTTATCAATGAGCCAACGTACCGTAGTGGCGTTTATAAGTGAAGTCAAAATAACAATACCGGCAGTAAGTGATAGCAGCTGGTTGCGGGGTTCAAAGGGAATACGGCTATCAATGGCAACAATCAGTGCTAAGGCAAGCGCTACAGCGCCCCTTAGTCCACCCCACCATAGAACAATTGAATCTTTAAAGGCTATACCATAGCCAATTCGGCGCATCAGGGGGTAAAAAACGTAGATGGTTCCAAGGCGTGCAATATGAATGGTAACATATACCAGTAACAAAACTTTAAGGTCGCTTAAAGTGTAGTTGACCTGCTGCGCAATAACAACACCAACTATGATGAAAATTAGGGTGTTTGCAATAAATGCTGCCAATTCCCAGAACTCATGAAGGAAGTGGGTAACCTCAGGGCTGACTTTTGTTTTTCCTGGCCCTGCCATGGAAATACCCAATGTTACCACAGCAATAACACCCGATACGTGCAAAACCGATTCGGCAATGTAGAACGACAGGTAAGCAGCCCCAATCACTACAGTTATCTCTATTAACGCATCGTTAAATACTTTCTTAAGCCACGAAAGTATTCCCCAACCGATAACTGCTCCCACAAGCACACCGCCCAACGAAACCTTCAAGAACTCAATAAAGGCATTACCTCCAGCCTCGCCCGTAATTAGGCCAAATATGGTCATGAAGAGTACGATAGCTGTACCATCGTTAAGCATCGACTCGCTTTCGGTAATGGTTGAAAGCCTTTTGCTTGCTCCTACTTCCTTAAGGATAGCCACAACAGCCACCGGGTCGGTTGCGCTGATTATGGCGCCAAATAGGAAGGCAAGTAGTATTGTCCACTCGTTTAAACCAATACCTATCGATTTGATGAGCAGAAGAGCAAAAGCTGTTATCACAATTGCAACCATTATACCGGGAACGGCAAGTATTACCGCATTAACCAACGATTTTTTAAAGGTGTGTATGTGAAGGGCATAGGCTGCCTCGAAAATAAGGGTTGGCAGGAAAAGGTAAAGAATCAGGTGCGGGTCGATATTTCCTGCCCATTGAACCGCTTGCCCAATAATACCCAATCCAACAGCCTGTAGAACATCAAATCGGGTAAGCAATCCTAAAATCAGTCCAATAATTAAAAGCATAATGGTGTATGGTAATAACCCTTTGCTTAACAGGTGCCGAGTAGCAGTTCCAATAAACAACGATAGAATAATGAAAAGGAAAGGAGCAAGGTTTAGGCCGTGCCCTTCATGTGAGCCTTCGGTTACTTCATCTTGGTTCTCAATTTCCGAAACCATTTTGGTTGCATGAACAGCCTCAGTTTGACTCTTGTGTGATAAGCTATCGTTTTTAACATGCTCTTTTTGAATGGCAAACCCCAAATTCAGGCTTAGGGCTAATATTGTCGATAGAATAAGCAATCTTTTCATACCAAATGAATATTTTAAGCAATTTACGAAAAAAGGAGTGCAAGTCAAATATTTGTTTAAATCAGCAACCATTTGTTTAGATAGTTAGGAATAGTTTCCATATCAGATAGTTTTGGTTACATTTTGAAACAAAAATTAAGGAATGGGTAAAAAAATGTTAAAAAATATATGATAGGGTGATAAATATTTGATTAATTTGGCAGCCAAATTTTAAAAACATAAATACTAAAAAACAGATAATTTCTTATGGAAGCTTTACTTGGTAACATTTACTTTTGGATTGTTATTGCATACTTTGCAATAGTAGTAGGGGTATCGTTTTTAACCCGGAAAGTGGCATCGCGTTCGGTTGCCGATTACTTGGTGGCGGGCCGGAACCTTGGAATTTTGCTATGTTCAGTGGTAGTTGCTGCTGAATGGCTAGGCGGTATGAGCACTATTGGCGTTAGCGAAAAGGCTTTTCAGAAGCTCTCGTTTCAGCCAATTCTTTACAACGTGGCTACATCATTAGGTATGATAATCATTGGTTTTACCGTAGCTAAGCATTACCGCAAAAACAATGTTCATACTGTAAGTGAAATGCTGGAGCATCTCTTTGGCATTCATGCTAAAAGGGTTTCGGCAATTGCATTTCTAATTGCATACATAACGTTGGCATACGTTCAGCTCCAAACCGCAACCAGTGTAATGAGTTCTATATTTCAAATTGATTGGGTTTATGCTGTTATAATTGGTGCTGGTGTTATAACGCTTTATACCTATATCGGAGGTATGCATGCTTTAGCCATTACATCAATAGTTCACCTTGTAGTTATGTTTATTGGACTTGGAACAGCCATGGTGATTGGTGTTGTTAAAATTGGAGGTTTTGCGCATCTACAGGAATTGCTTGCCGCTAAAGGTGCAGTGGGTAGCATCTATAACCCCTTTGGTGTTAGCTTTAACGAGGCTTTCAGCTTGCTTCTTGGAGGAGTTCTTGGCGGAATGGCCGCTCAGGCAAGTATTCAGCCAATTTTTGCTGCCCGAACCCCTGAAGTTGCCAAGAAAGCTTCAATTCTATCAAGTGCTTATATTGCTCCGTTTGGGGTAATGGCTGCTATACTGGGTCTAATTGCTGCTACTGGTGTTTTTGAAATTGGCGCTAACGCTCCCTCTTTCACTGCAAAAGTTGCAATGACTAACCTTTTGGTAAACCCACAGTTCATTCATCCCATTTTGGGTGGATTGGCTCTGGCAGGTATTCTGGCAGCAATTCTCTCAACTGTTGGACCTGTTAACTTTGCTGTAGTTACCATTGCTACAAAAGATATCTATCATGGTTTTATTAACCCTGAGGCCGATGAGCAAAAGGTACTGCAAATTGCTCGTCGCCTGGTTATTATTGTTAGCCTTATTACTATTCCACTGGCATACTACTTCAAGGCGGGAGTGCTCGATTCAGCCTATATAAGCTATGCAATTCGTGCTATTGGTGCAATTGTAATTATTGCCGGTATTTATTTCAGGGGATGGATTGATGTTTTTACTGTAAAACTTGCATTTATCGGTGGTACAATAGCCGTATTCCTATGTATTGTAGCCAATAAGCTTAACTGGTTCCATCTCGATAAAACCTACGGAGCAGTTCTTTTCGCTTTAGCTGCCTTAGTATTTGGATATATCCGCAGAAAGTTTTTTGTAAAGGAGTAATTAACACTCGCAGATAATGCAACGAGGTCCACTATTTGGGATAAAAGTGCTTGAATTGGCCAACGTTTTGGCCGGGCCAAGTGTTGGAGTGGCTTTAGCCGAGATGGGCGCAAGCGTAATTAAAGTTGAAAACTCGGTTACGTGCGGCGATGTTACACGAACCTGGAAGTTAACAACCGAAGACCCTAAGACTGATATTTCGGGTTACTTCAGCTGCGTGAACTGGGGCAAAAAATCAATAGCTCTCGATTTGAATAAGCCCGAAGGGCTTGAGGTAGTTTACCGCCTGGCCAAGGTTTGCGATATTGTTTTAGCCAGCTACAAGCCCGGCGATGCCGAAAAGCTCAAGGTAGATTACAACACCTTAAAGCAACATAACAAGTCAATTATTTATGCCCAAATAACAGGCTATGGTCTTAAGAATAAACGTGCCGGTTATGATGCTATCATTCAGGCCGAAAGCGGTTTTACCTACATGAATGGCGAGCCCGATGGCCAACCCGTTAAGATGCCCGTAGCCCTTATGGATTTACTGGCTGGGCATCAACTTAAAGAGGCCATTTTGCTGGCTTTACTTAACCGGGAGAGAAAAGGTGAAGGAGCTTTCATTGAAACAAGCCTGATAAAATCAGGTGTTGCTGCTCTGGCCAATCAGGCTACTAACTGGTTGGTTGGTAACAAAATCCCTGAACGAATGGGCTCTGAGCATCCCAATATTGTACCTTACGGTAAAATATTCTATACAGCCGATGGAAAACCCTTAGTGCTTGCCATTGGTAACGATAAGCAGTTTGCTGAACTTTGCACAGTACTTGGAAAACCCGAACTGGCTACCGATGAACGTTTCTCAACCAATTTCAATAGGGTTAAGCACCGCATGGAGTGCAACAATGCTGTGCAAGAGCACATTTCAAAGTTCAATCGCGATTACTTATTGGCGAAGTTTGAGAAACGCGCTATTCCGGCTGGCGGAGTGTTCAACATGAAGGAGGTTTTTGAACTCCCTGAGGTGCAGGATTTAGTGATGGAGAGCAAAACAACATCGGGTATGCCAATAAAGGGATTACGAACAGTAGCTTTCAGTATGGGTGAAAATACTAAGCCCATTAAGCTTCAGGCTCCCCCGCATTACGGTGAGCATACCATGTCTGTTCTTAAGGAGATGCTGGGCTACTCAGCTAAGGAAATTAATAGTTTAATTGAAAAAAAGGTAGTATATGCACGAAAGTAAAAAGAACCTTGCTTTTATTGATGGTTCGAGATTAATAACCGAAGCCTTGGTACGGGCTGGCGCCGATACCTTTGTGGGCTATCCTATAACACCCGCCAACTTGCTTTACCTTTATGCCAGCAAGCGTTTCCCCACCATGCTGGCTGCCCCCGATGAAATTACCACGCTACAATGGATGAGTGGTTTTGCAGTGGCTGGTCATGTGCCTGTTACGGCTACCTCTTATCCCGGATATGCCCTGATGGTTGAATCAATTGGCATGGCTGCCATGATGGAGTTACCCATGGTAATAGTGCTAGTTCAACGTCTTGGACCAGCAACAGGTACCGCAACCTGCGGCGCACAGGGCGATTTGAATGTGGTTTATGGTACTATGTCGGGTGGTTACTCAATACCCACTTTTTCAATTAGTAACTATCACGATTGCTGGGAGCTATCGGCTAAAGCCGTGCACACTGCCATTGAACTTCGTACGCCGGTTGTGCTTCTAACATCAAAGGAGATGGTGATGACCCTTCAGTCGTTCGACTGGTCAAACCTTCCTGAGATTCAGCCCAAAAAAGTTAAGCACTATAAAGGTGAGGGGACTTACCTGCCTTACAAGGCTGATGAAACCCTGGTGCCTGACTTTTTACCAGTAAGCCAAAACAAGCATCAGGTTCGTATTACAGCATCAACCCACGATACCAAGGGAATCCTACAAAATGTTCTTCCGGAAGCCATTGAAAACACCAAGCGCCTTGAGCAAAAGTTGCGT
Protein-coding sequences here:
- a CDS encoding YciI family protein — encoded protein: MRLFCFSALLILFATTTQAQGQTPVSNYNKALADSLGADEYGMKWYVMVMLKTGTKQIKSRDSLQWLYKGHVDAINEMTNSGTLIVTGPMGKNDKNFRSFYILNTSKTEEAQKLINANPAVKFGLFDAEYFFWYGPAALPTYKRFQPMVEAKKP
- a CDS encoding cation:proton antiporter, which produces MKRLLILSTILALSLNLGFAIQKEHVKNDSLSHKSQTEAVHATKMVSEIENQDEVTEGSHEGHGLNLAPFLFIILSLFIGTATRHLLSKGLLPYTIMLLIIGLILGLLTRFDVLQAVGLGIIGQAVQWAGNIDPHLILYLFLPTLIFEAAYALHIHTFKKSLVNAVILAVPGIMVAIVITAFALLLIKSIGIGLNEWTILLAFLFGAIISATDPVAVVAILKEVGASKRLSTITESESMLNDGTAIVLFMTIFGLITGEAGGNAFIEFLKVSLGGVLVGAVIGWGILSWLKKVFNDALIEITVVIGAAYLSFYIAESVLHVSGVIAVVTLGISMAGPGKTKVSPEVTHFLHEFWELAAFIANTLIFIIVGVVIAQQVNYTLSDLKVLLLVYVTIHIARLGTIYVFYPLMRRIGYGIAFKDSIVLWWGGLRGAVALALALIVAIDSRIPFEPRNQLLSLTAGIVILTSLINATTVRWLIDKLGLSKIGDIKAGLMMQSLQQIRLSGEKEIEKFKENRYMSGADWDKVSSFLIDANAVEEKPQHFNLEDAIAETRKRLLQKEKESYWRQFSMGMLSSEGVNLLSDQIDALLDFGGKIPLSERQDIENIWTTPKTIAKLQNLPLVGRIWKRKFLNRLALSYDCARAFVAAQEENQKSLSSLIIGFSLGVAESSKETELLSALEDELNENRITGQTFLRNLREKYPDICRNIETLLASRSLLNQQEEMLERLKKQGRLEPDEVERIQAYIHSSMKQLIDTSLKENTELKVAAALRNTPGLNNLSKDAQQFLITKGQLKIYPEGSVIAKQDSDPDGIYIIINGTVNYYKSETLTGVKEISDVFGAYEWFISSKLRYTFTAETPVTLIKINTSTIKLLTNKFPETKRLLQFSASADIALELLKQNEKFSEQSIRKLRTLIRNAELFELNDGEKHRFSGSACILVKGQAITEEQDTLFTAPAILDECNFRSKGDALALILP
- a CDS encoding sodium:solute symporter family protein; translated protein: MEALLGNIYFWIVIAYFAIVVGVSFLTRKVASRSVADYLVAGRNLGILLCSVVVAAEWLGGMSTIGVSEKAFQKLSFQPILYNVATSLGMIIIGFTVAKHYRKNNVHTVSEMLEHLFGIHAKRVSAIAFLIAYITLAYVQLQTATSVMSSIFQIDWVYAVIIGAGVITLYTYIGGMHALAITSIVHLVVMFIGLGTAMVIGVVKIGGFAHLQELLAAKGAVGSIYNPFGVSFNEAFSLLLGGVLGGMAAQASIQPIFAARTPEVAKKASILSSAYIAPFGVMAAILGLIAATGVFEIGANAPSFTAKVAMTNLLVNPQFIHPILGGLALAGILAAILSTVGPVNFAVVTIATKDIYHGFINPEADEQKVLQIARRLVIIVSLITIPLAYYFKAGVLDSAYISYAIRAIGAIVIIAGIYFRGWIDVFTVKLAFIGGTIAVFLCIVANKLNWFHLDKTYGAVLFALAALVFGYIRRKFFVKE
- a CDS encoding CaiB/BaiF CoA transferase family protein, which produces MQRGPLFGIKVLELANVLAGPSVGVALAEMGASVIKVENSVTCGDVTRTWKLTTEDPKTDISGYFSCVNWGKKSIALDLNKPEGLEVVYRLAKVCDIVLASYKPGDAEKLKVDYNTLKQHNKSIIYAQITGYGLKNKRAGYDAIIQAESGFTYMNGEPDGQPVKMPVALMDLLAGHQLKEAILLALLNRERKGEGAFIETSLIKSGVAALANQATNWLVGNKIPERMGSEHPNIVPYGKIFYTADGKPLVLAIGNDKQFAELCTVLGKPELATDERFSTNFNRVKHRMECNNAVQEHISKFNRDYLLAKFEKRAIPAGGVFNMKEVFELPEVQDLVMESKTTSGMPIKGLRTVAFSMGENTKPIKLQAPPHYGEHTMSVLKEMLGYSAKEINSLIEKKVVYARK